The Pontibacter korlensis sequence CTGCCATTCCAATTACTACCGACATCAGACTTTTCATCAAGTTCTCGGAGGGTACAAAAGTGAAGTCGAACATCTGGTTGTTTAGCATGACCAACACCAACGACACCATAGTGAGAACTATTCCGCTTATGCCTGTTATACCAAAGCCCGGCACTACAAATAACTCCAGCAAGATCAGGATGATACCTGCTACAAACATGAGTATTTCCCAATTTTCAGCCAAGCCATTGAGGTAGTATGGCACAAGGTATAATACACCTGCTGCAATAGCCGCTATCAAAGGAAAGCCAATGCCAGGCGTTTGTAGCTCAAAGTATAAACCGCCTATAATAACAAGCAGAAGTATGCCACTTATAAAAGGATTTAGGAAGAAGGAAATAATACGGTCTGAGGTACCTAACTCATATCGAACCACCTGAGCATCCTGCAGATTCAGTTGCTTTAGAACTTCCTCTACGTTGGAGGCAACACCATCACAAAAACCATACTTTATAGCTTCGGAAGTGGTAAGGGTAAGTACCTGCCCTACTGAAAGCGTGCTGTCTACACTTGCCTCCACCATGGCCTCAGCCAGGTGAGGGTTGCGGTTATTTGCCTCTGCCGTAGAGCGCATAATGGAGCGCATGTAACTTTGGTATTTACCTGGGGCGGCCTGTCCATCGGCACCCACTACGGTTGCTGCTCCTATGTTAGCGCCGGGCGCCATGTAAATGCTGTCGCAAGCCAGAGAAATCAGTGCACCTGCCGAAGCAGCATCTTTGTTGATGAAAACATAGACTGGCTTAGGATACTCCAGAATACGTGTCCGGATCTCATCAGCATCATTCAGAGCACCGCCAAAAGTATCCAGCTCCAGCAATACATGGTCGGCACCTATGTTGGTTGCTTCCTGCAGCGCCAACTCAATATAACGGTTAGTGCGTGGATCTATCTCAGACTTTACCTCCATCAGCAGCACTTTAGGAGCAGCCTGTTGAGCTGATGTGTAAAAGGGCAGGAGGCAAAGCACGAGCGCGAACAGGTACAAATGCCGAAGCTTTAAATAGATTTCCATAACTTTGTAGCGGGTTAACAACCTGATTCAGGAGATAATATAGTCAAATCCAAACGCATATCATACCTCTACTATTCTCATACGATTTTAAAGCTCCGGTGTGGCGGATGAGACTCGATAGCAGCACTGCCTGCCTTGCCCTGGAAGTTCGGGACCCAGACCTCCTGCTCACCAGCTTTTATACACTGGATACTGCTAGTCTTAGCCTAAGCCATTTGGATCTGCCACAGACACAAGCGTGGTGGCAAGGGCTTGAGGACGCTGAGCACGGGCTTTTATACTTGCATGGCTATGGTAACCGGCAGTTGGGGCAACATAAAGGCATTGCAGGCTATGATGAGGAGAATAAGGGCAAGGTATGGGAAACTGCAGAGCTGGCCTTTTATGGTATAGCAAAAGCTGGCGTACTGGCCTACAACCCTATGCAACCTGAAGCTCCCTTACAATCATTGGCTCCTAAAACTGGTATGGCCACTGGGCAAAGCTTTACCCAGCAAGAGGCTGCTGAGGAGGTGGCACACTACAGCCGCACCCGCTATCAGGACTGTCTCTACCCAATCTTGTATCGCGAAGGAGAGGCTTATTTTGAGCAGGTGAGGGATTTTCTGAGAGAGCAGTTACAGGTAGAACCCTTGCAGGCCTTGGAGTATGCCGAAACAGAAACTTGCCTGGTCATTAGCTTTTATCTGGAAGATACAGATGGTAGCCTGCAGAATGAATTAGCTATATTCGACCTGGAGGGAAAATTGCATCAAAAGGTGAAAATTGGGAGCAGATTAAGTGGTATTGGTTCGGATACTTTTTTTATCTTTAAGCACAATTTATATTTCATCCTGAATAAAGACATTCTACAGGTTTTTCGACTTTTAGCCTAGCCAAATATGTTACGATCTTTATTACTCTCTCTTGTAGCAGTGCCTGTACTTTCTTTTTCTGCGAATGCCCTCGATATCTCAGTAGTTCGTGATTCGGTAGGAGTGGAGCGCAAGAATGGAAAACTGTTTGTACAGCATAAGGTAGAACCTAAAGAAACGCTTTATGCCCTCTCCAGAAAGTATGGCGTTCCAGTCAACAAGATTGTAGAGGCTAATCCTAGCGTGCAGACAGCGATCAGGATAGGTGAGGTGGTACTGATTCCGCGCGGCTTTGTTTCCGTGGCGGCTACTGCTTCTACAACCACAAATGCTGCACCTGCCCCCGCAGCAAGCAACCGTACTTATACAGTAAACAGCATCGGTAATAAGCTGCATACTGTGGAGCCAAAGCAGACGCTTTACGCTGTTTCGCGCATGTACAACGTTTCGGTAGAGAACCTTAAATTCTGGAATAAGCTCCACGATAATAATATTGAAATTGGGCAGCAGCTAATTGTGGGTATTGGGGAGCCTACTCCAACCAAAAAGCCGGTATATGTGCCAGAGCCTGATGACGAGATGGCCAAAGCCAGTGATTCTAATGCCGTGGCTTCAGCTGCACCTGCTACACCTGTTACCACCACTACAGCTACGCCAACTGCTTCTGTTAACGAGCGGGTAGAGGAGGAAGAGGAAGCACCTGTTACCGGTGTGAACAGAATGATGGAGGCTGGTATGGCAGAAATGATTGACCCGAAGACTAACGATACAAACAAATACCTGGCGCTACACAAAACCGCTCCTGTTGGTACTATCATGCAGGTAAAAAATGCTATGAACGGGCAGGTGGTTTACGTGCGAGTAATCGGAAAGCTACCTGAGACAGGTGCTAATGACAAGGTGATTGTTCGCCTGTCTAAGAAGGCTTACCAAAAGCTTGGTGCTGTTGACCCTCGATTCAGAGTGGAGCTTTCTTACATGCCGTAATAAGGTATAGTATAAAATAATGAGAAGCGGAATGGTACCAGCCATTTCGCTTTTTTGTGCCTGCACCGTAGCTTTCAGTATGAAGGCAACCTCCATTTTTACATTTTACCAAAGGGCTATAAACAGCAAAGGCGACTCTTAAGAGTCGCCTTTGCTGTTTATAGAAATATATCTGATTAGTTCGGATCGTAAGCCCACTTCAGGTAAATAGAACCCCAGGTAAATCCGCCACCAAAGGCTGCTAAAATTACGTTATCACCTTTCTTCAATTGATTTTCATATTCCCACAAGCAAAGCGGAATGGTGCCGCTGGTAGTGTTACCATACTTGTGGATGTTCAGCATTACCTTGTCATTGTCTAAGCCCATCCGGTTAGCTGTAGCCTCGATAATACGTTTGTTCGCCTGATGTGGTACCAACCAGGCAACATCTTCACCTGTAAGGTTATTACGCTCCATGATCTCAGCTGACACATCTGCCATACCTTTTACAGCAAACTTGAATACCTGCTGCCCCTCCTGGAAAGCATAATGCTCACGAGCCTGAACAGTCTCGATGGTAGCTGGTTTACGGCTACCGCCTGCCTTCATGTGCAGGAACTGAGCACCAGTACCGTCTGACTTAAGTATAGAGTCCTGTATGCCCAGGCCTTCTGTGTTAGGCTCCAGCATTACGGCACCACCACCATCACCAAAGATAATGCAGGTAGCGCGGTCAGTATAATCAATGATAGAAGACATCTTATCGGCACCTACCACGATTACTTTTTTGTATTGACCAGACTCTACAAACTTAGAGCCGGTTGCCAATGCGTAAAGGAAGCCAGAGCAGGCTGCCTGCAGGTCGTAACCGAAAGCGTTAACTGCACCTACCTCAGCGGTAATCAGGTTGGCTGTGGCCGGGAAAACCATGTCAGGAGTGGTAGTAGCACAGATCAGCAGGTCTACCTCTTCAGGCTTGGTGTTGGTTTTTTTGAGCAGATCAAGCACTGCCGGTACCGCTATATGCGAGGTGCCTTTGCCTTCACCCTTCAAGATACGCCTCTCCTTGATACCTGTTCGGGTGGTAATCCACTCATCATTGGTTTCCACCATTGTCTCAAGCTCTTTGTTGGTGAGCACGTATTCAGGTACATAGCCACTTACACCTGTAATGGCGGCAGTAATCTTACTCATTAGTTAAATTGGTTAAGGTGATAAAGATTAAGGGAGGCAATTTAATAAAAAAAACTTGGCATAACCCGTTCGTTTCTTTAAAAAGAATCTTTGAACAGATTATGCCAAGTTTGATACTACTTGCGGACTAGCAGCCGCCGGAGCTATTCGCTATAGTTCTTTTGAAAGCGCTCCCAAACTTTAGATGCAATCATCTTCTGAGCTTGCATCACCATGTTAGAGATGGCTATTGGGCTTGATACACCGTGGCCAATCACCACGTTGCCGTTTACACCAAGGATAGGGCTACCACCTTCTGCTTCGTAGTTAAACTTATCAAAGAAAGGGTCTTTGATACCTTTAGAATGCAGAATATCGTACAGCGACTCAGCCATCTTCAGGATGATATTACCTGTATAGCCGTCGCATACAATCACATCAGCCTTATCGTTAAAGAGGTCGCGGCCTTCTATGTTTCCGATAAAGTTGATGCCGGTATTTGCCTTCAGGCGCTGGTGAGCAGCCTG is a genomic window containing:
- a CDS encoding NfeD family protein translates to MEIYLKLRHLYLFALVLCLLPFYTSAQQAAPKVLLMEVKSEIDPRTNRYIELALQEATNIGADHVLLELDTFGGALNDADEIRTRILEYPKPVYVFINKDAASAGALISLACDSIYMAPGANIGAATVVGADGQAAPGKYQSYMRSIMRSTAEANNRNPHLAEAMVEASVDSTLSVGQVLTLTTSEAIKYGFCDGVASNVEEVLKQLNLQDAQVVRYELGTSDRIISFFLNPFISGILLLVIIGGLYFELQTPGIGFPLIAAIAAGVLYLVPYYLNGLAENWEILMFVAGIILILLELFVVPGFGITGISGIVLTMVSLVLVMLNNQMFDFTFVPSENLMKSLMSVVIGMAGAAVVIGLTWERLLNSRSMQRVVLSNTLNSREGYRSANTSEHLVGKTGVAYTRMAPSGRIMIDDILYDAQARDGFIEKGETVQVIDHSTFALRVKKVQA
- a CDS encoding DUF4905 domain-containing protein, with the protein product MRLDSSTACLALEVRDPDLLLTSFYTLDTASLSLSHLDLPQTQAWWQGLEDAEHGLLYLHGYGNRQLGQHKGIAGYDEENKGKVWETAELAFYGIAKAGVLAYNPMQPEAPLQSLAPKTGMATGQSFTQQEAAEEVAHYSRTRYQDCLYPILYREGEAYFEQVRDFLREQLQVEPLQALEYAETETCLVISFYLEDTDGSLQNELAIFDLEGKLHQKVKIGSRLSGIGSDTFFIFKHNLYFILNKDILQVFRLLA
- a CDS encoding LysM peptidoglycan-binding domain-containing protein; the encoded protein is MLRSLLLSLVAVPVLSFSANALDISVVRDSVGVERKNGKLFVQHKVEPKETLYALSRKYGVPVNKIVEANPSVQTAIRIGEVVLIPRGFVSVAATASTTTNAAPAPAASNRTYTVNSIGNKLHTVEPKQTLYAVSRMYNVSVENLKFWNKLHDNNIEIGQQLIVGIGEPTPTKKPVYVPEPDDEMAKASDSNAVASAAPATPVTTTTATPTASVNERVEEEEEAPVTGVNRMMEAGMAEMIDPKTNDTNKYLALHKTAPVGTIMQVKNAMNGQVVYVRVIGKLPETGANDKVIVRLSKKAYQKLGAVDPRFRVELSYMP
- a CDS encoding beta-ketoacyl-ACP synthase III yields the protein MSKITAAITGVSGYVPEYVLTNKELETMVETNDEWITTRTGIKERRILKGEGKGTSHIAVPAVLDLLKKTNTKPEEVDLLICATTTPDMVFPATANLITAEVGAVNAFGYDLQAACSGFLYALATGSKFVESGQYKKVIVVGADKMSSIIDYTDRATCIIFGDGGGAVMLEPNTEGLGIQDSILKSDGTGAQFLHMKAGGSRKPATIETVQAREHYAFQEGQQVFKFAVKGMADVSAEIMERNNLTGEDVAWLVPHQANKRIIEATANRMGLDNDKVMLNIHKYGNTTSGTIPLCLWEYENQLKKGDNVILAAFGGGFTWGSIYLKWAYDPN